Proteins from a genomic interval of Asterias rubens chromosome 16, eAstRub1.3, whole genome shotgun sequence:
- the LOC117300888 gene encoding tripartite motif-containing protein 2-like, producing the protein MASNITVQSVLAEISQDHLECPICSGCFKQPKLLECSHSFCLECLQQLRQNSPSTTRLSCPVCRQETLINENGIDGLKTNLTALSLIEAIETKETRLKQQQGKPVHSQEFVSKCSKHTGKDLILYCETCKKLICSTCIAKDHRVHPVIELNEASDKSKQHATELLAEVRQSITTFNIAIQEIDTSRKKLDSMFAATKEKISKKADEEIAKVAARIREEKQKLMQEAEQIYKDRVKIMQTARATNSKEINKAELKQDEVNQLMDQQIKIVHHIEQLLQDLKEYREKKSTKVPDGLSYMDFKEGQQSLGRLVLKDEQQVESATSAQARKPTFQSMKQDKWTLKTEMNNYKNMKQQMVKICARDVAAYSNSDIVVADWYNTSLITIPAESNPQSYNVSQELSIQGLTGPSKVTVNKNDELIVLDRGAVKIFNRNYQLLHQFNPGSKPSCIAVDDNNLIAVGHKDKAEISLHKPDGSLIRRLSAPGIRGYLTTHKQQLIYTNRRGFKLVSVTYNGGTVFSVDTNQSGRPSGVCCDKDGSIYVAVQREPLSSSHDIHHYSPDGKYIGCIIKDCTVHNGLTFTPAGDLVVATGYSVQIYQHE; encoded by the coding sequence ATGGCATCCAATATAACAGTTCAGTCAGTGCTAGCAGAAATAAGTCAGGATCatcttgaatgtccaatttGCAGTGGATGCTTCAAGCAACCCAAACTACTGGAGTGTTCTCATTCATTTTGTCTTGAATGCCTTCAACAACTCAGACAGAATAGTCCAAGTACTACAAGGCTTTCATGTCCAGTGTGTAGACAAGAAACTCtaataaatgaaaatggcattgatgGTCTCAAAACAAACTTAACAGCCCTTTCATTGATAGAAGCAATTGAAACAAAGGAAACCCGACTGAAACAGCAGCAAGGAAAACCAGTACACAGTCAGGAGTTTGTTTCCAAGTGTAGCAAGCATACTGGCAAGGATCTTATCCTGTATTGTGAAACCTGCAAGAAACTGATATGTTCAACTTGCATTGCTAAAGACCACAGAGTGCACCCTGTAATAGAACTGAATGAAGCTTCagacaaaagtaaacaacatgCCACAGAACTTCTAGCAGAAGTAAGACAGAGTATCACAACCTTCAACATTGCCATTCAAGAAATAGACACGTCTCGTAAGAAACTAGACtctatgtttgctgccaccaaagAGAAAATCTCCAAGAAGGCTGATGAGGAGATTGCCAAGGTGGCTGCCAGGATCAGAGAGGAGAAGCAGAAACTGATGCAAGAGGCAGAACAGATTTATAAAGACAGAGTCAAGATAATGCAAACTGCACGAGCTACAAACAGCAAAGAGATAAACAAAGCAGAGCTCAAGCAGGATGAGGTAAATCAACTCATGGATCAACAGATCAAGATTGTACATCACATAGAACAACTCTTACAAGACCTCAAAGAATACAGAGAGAAGAAATCAACAAAAGTACCTGATGGGTTGAGTTATATGGACTTTAAAGAAGGCCAGCAGTCACTAGGGAGACTGGTGCTGAAAGATGAACAACAAGTAGAATCAGCAACTTCTGCTCAGGCTAGAAAGCCAACATTTCAATCCATGAAACAAGACAAATGGAcattaaaaacagaaatgaataATTACAAGAACATGAAACAACAGATGGTGAAGATTTGTGCAAGGGATGTTGCAGCATACTCTAACAGTGATATTGTTGTGGCAGATTGGTATAATACCAGCTTGATTACAATACCAGCAGAGAGCAACCCTCAATCCTATAATGTCTCACAAGAACTATCAATCCAAGGACTTACAGGACCAAGCAAAGTGACTGTGAATAAGAATGATGAGCTCATTGTTCTAGATAGAGGAGCAGTCAAGATCTTCAACAGGAATTATCAGCTCCTCCATCAGTTCAATCCAGGCAGTAAACCATCATGTATTGCAGTGGATGACAACAATCTGATAGCAGTGGGTCATAAAGACAAGGCAGAGATCTCTCTACACAAACCAGATGGATCCCTCATCAGAAGACTGTCTGCTCCAGGGATTCGTGGATACTTGACTACCCACAAACAACAACTCATTTACACCAACAGGAGGGGCTTTAAGTTAGTATCAGTAACCTACAATGGTGGAACGGTATTCTCAGTAGATACCAATCAGTCTGGGAGGCCTAGTGGTGTGTGTTGTGATAAGGATGGTAGCATCTATGTTGCTGTACAGAGAGAACCATTATCATCATCACATGATATCCATCATTACAGTCCTGATGGCAAGTACATTGGATGTATCATCAAGGATTGTACTGTTCACAATGGTCTCACATTCACACCTGCTGGTGATCTGGTTGTGGCTACAGGCTATTCAGTTCAAATCTATCAGCATGAGTAA